A region of the Ornithinimicrobium ciconiae genome:
GCGATGACCCCCTCTGTGGCAGCTGCCCGGCTGAACTGCAGGAAGGAGCGGTAGCCCAGCTTCTTCTCCGAGAAGCCGGGCTCCTTGCGACGCAGCTGGTCCTTCAGTCCGGACAGCGGCACGCTCTCCTGCCCCTTGGACAACTCCTCCACCACCGAGCGCAGCAGCGCGAAGGCCTCGTCCTTGTCACCGGTCTCCGGCAGCAGGATCTCGGGGTCTCCCTTGGCGGGCCCCTGGGACAGCTCGATGACATTGCGGTCGGCCAGGTGGCGCAGCAACTCCCCGAACGCGCGGAAGCCGTAGTCCGCCTCGCTGAATGTCGGGTCCTTGCGCACCAGGGTCCGCTTGAGCACCGACGCGGTGATCTCGCCTCCCTGGCTGCTCTGCAGTCCGCTGAGGGTCTGGGCGACCAGGACGGCCAGGTCGGGCTGCGTGGTCTCCTCCGCGGTGACCTCCTCGACATCCTCTCCGGCGGCTGGCTCGGCGGCTGGCGCTGCGACCGGGTCCGACCCCGAGGTCTTGTCGTTCTTCTTGCCACGGCCGGACTTCTTGTCACCGGCTGAGCTGCTCCCACCAGAGCGTGCCCTGGCTGCCGCCACCTCCTTGGCCGGCAGCGGCTCCACCCCTTCGAGGTTGTCGTAGTAGAGGAACTCATCACAGGCCGGCGGCAACATCTTGGAGGTCGAGTCCCGCACCCCGAAACCGATGACCTTCTTGTCGAGCTCGCGCAGCTTGAGCACCAGCGGGGTGAAGTCGCTGTCCCCGGTGCAGATGACGAAGGTGGAGATGTAGTCCTTGGAGAAGGCCATCTCGATCGCGTCCACGGCCATCTTGATGTCGGCGGCATTCTTGCGGGAGGCACCCATCCGTTGGGTCATCTCGATGAGCTCGACCTGGGCCCGGGTGAGCATCCGGCGGTCCTCGTCAAAGTAGGACCAGTCGGCATACGCCCGGCGCACCACGACCCGCCCCCGCTCGGCGAGGGCGTCGGTGATCGGCTTGAGCTCGAACTCCCCACCCAGGTGGTCCCGCGCGCCGAGCGCGAGGTTTTCGTAGTCCAGGAACATCGCGATGCGCTCTTCGTTAGCCACGCCCCTAACCTACGACGTCGCCCCCCCTCCGCGCGGCGCACCCCGGGTTGGCTGGGGTGGTGCGCACCGACCCTGCCGACCGGATCGGCTCGACGAGGGCGAGCAGTCGTAGACTGACCAGCACTGACGACGGCGTCAGCCCCTCGTCATACTCCCTGCGCTCGGAAGCACCCATGGCTCTTCTCGTTCAGAAGTTCGGAGGCTCCTCGGTCTCCGACGTCGACGCGATCCGTCGCGTCGCCCAGCGTGTCGTCGCCGCCCACCAGTCCGGCGACGACGTCGCTGTCGTCGTGTCCGCGATGGGCGACACGACCGACGACCTGCTCGACCTGGCCACCCAGGTCAGCCCCAACGGACCACCCGAGCGTGAGCTCGACATGCTGCTCACTGCCGGTGAGCGGATCTCGATGGCCCTGCTGGCGATGGCGATCCAGGACCTCGGCACCGCGGCCCGCTCCTTCACCGGCCAGCAGGCCGGCATGCGCACGGACAGCTCTCACGGTCGCGCGCGGCTGCTCGACGTCACCCCGTCCCGGGTCGCCGAGTCCCTGGCCCGGGGAGAGGTCGCCATCGTGGCCGGCTTCCAGGGCGTCTCCGATGACGACGACATCACCACCCTCGGGCGGGGCGGATCGGACACCACCGCGGTCGCCCTCGCCGCAGCGCTCAACGCGGACGTGTGTGAGATCTACACCGACGTCGACGGCCTCTACACCGCGGACCCGCGCATCGTGCCCACGGCCAGCCGGGTCACCCGGATCACCATCGAGGAAACCCTCGAGATGGCCGCGCACGGCGCCAAAATCCTGCACCTGCGGGCGGTGGAGTACGCCCGCCGCTTCAGCGTCCCGCTACACGTGCGCTCGAGCTTCTCCGACCAGGAGGGCACCTGGATCCTGGTCGACCGTCCGCTCACCGGCGGTCTGCACAAGGACGGGACCGCCCGTCATACCCCCGACACCATCACGACCAACACCATCACGACCGAGGACACCATGGAAGACCCCCTGATCTCCGGCATCGCCCACGACACCTCCCTGGCCAAGATCACCGTCGTCGGGGTTCCCGACCGTCCGGGGGCGGCCGCGAAGGTGATCGGTGCGGTCTCGACCGCTGGCGTGAGCATCGACATGATCGTGCAGAACGTCTCCACCTCCCCGCAGGGCCTGTCCGACATCTCCTTCACCCTGCCCGAGGTCGACGGGGCGGTAGCCGTGGCAGCCGTGCGTGACCTGCAGCAGGAGCTCGGCGTCGAGGACGTGCTCTACACCAGCCATGTCGGCAAGCTGTCCCTGATCGGCGCCGGATTGCGCTCCAACCCCGCTGTGGCACAACGGATGTTTGTCGCGCTGGCGGAGGCGGGCATCAACATCGAGATGATCTCCACCTCCGAGATCCGCATCTCGGTGATCACCGATCAGGACGTCGTGGAGGAGGCGGTGCGCGCCGTGCACAGCGCCTTCCGTCTCGACGCCGACTCAACAGCCGTGGTCTACGGCGGAACAGGACGGTGAGCAGTATGTCGAACGCTCAGTCAGGCGTGAACCTCGCCCTGGTCGGGGCGACCGGTCAGGTGGGTGCGGTGCTGCGTCGCCTGCTCGCCGAGCGGGGCTTCCCGGTCGCCAGCGTGCGCTATTTCGCCTCGGCGCGCTCCGCCGGCAGTGAGCTGCCCTGGGACGGTTGGTGGGCCGGGGCCCCTGCCGACACCCGGCAGATCGTCGTCGAGGACGTCGCCACCGCCGACCTGTCTGGCATCGACATCGCCCTGTTCTCCGCCGGAGGCAGCGCCTCGAAGCAGCACGCTCCGCGCTTCGCCGAGGCAGGGGCCCTGGTCATCGACAACTCCTCCGCGTGGCGGATGGACGACGCGGTCCCGCTGGTCGTCAGCGAGGTCAACCCCGAGGCGCTGGACTCCGCTGTGGCACCGGGCGCTCCGCGCATCGTGGCAAACCCCAACTGCACGACGATGGCGGCCATGCCGGTGCTGAAGGCGCTGCATGATGTGGCCGGGCTGCAGCGGCTGATCGCCACCACCTACCAGGCCGTCTCCGGCAGTGGCGTGGCCGGCGTGGCCGAGCTGGCCGGCCAGGTGCGCGCGGGCGCGAGCCAGGAGCTCGAGGCCCTGGCCACCGACGGTCGCGCGATCACGCTGCCAGCACCCTCGACGTATGTCGCACCGATCGCCTTCAATGTCGTGCCGATCGCGGGCGACCTGGTGGATGACGGGTCCGGTGAGACCAATGAGGAGCAGAAGTTGCGCAATGAGTCGCGCAAGATCCTGGGCATCCCCGACCTGCCCGTCGCGGGCACCTGCGTGCGGGTGCCGGTGTTTTCCGGTCACTCCCTGTCTATCCATGCCGAGTTCGGCCGGGCGATCTCGCCGGACGAGGCTCGCGAGGTGCTCGCCGGGGCACCGGGCGTCGCCCTCAGTGACGTGCCCACTCCGCTGGAGGCCGCGGGAGCCGACCCCTCCTTCGTCGGACGGATCCGCACCGATCAGTCGGTGCCGCAGGGCCGCGGTCTGGTGTTCTTCGTGAGCAACGACAACCTCCGCAAGGGCGCGGCCCTCAACACGGTGCAGCTCGCCGAGGCCGTGCTCGAGCGCGGCCTGCTGGGTCACTGACCGAGATCACCA
Encoded here:
- a CDS encoding PIN domain-containing protein, translated to MANEERIAMFLDYENLALGARDHLGGEFELKPITDALAERGRVVVRRAYADWSYFDEDRRMLTRAQVELIEMTQRMGASRKNAADIKMAVDAIEMAFSKDYISTFVICTGDSDFTPLVLKLRELDKKVIGFGVRDSTSKMLPPACDEFLYYDNLEGVEPLPAKEVAAARARSGGSSSAGDKKSGRGKKNDKTSGSDPVAAPAAEPAAGEDVEEVTAEETTQPDLAVLVAQTLSGLQSSQGGEITASVLKRTLVRKDPTFSEADYGFRAFGELLRHLADRNVIELSQGPAKGDPEILLPETGDKDEAFALLRSVVEELSKGQESVPLSGLKDQLRRKEPGFSEKKLGYRSFLQFSRAAATEGVIALDWSDVDKDYLLESVAS
- a CDS encoding aspartate kinase → MALLVQKFGGSSVSDVDAIRRVAQRVVAAHQSGDDVAVVVSAMGDTTDDLLDLATQVSPNGPPERELDMLLTAGERISMALLAMAIQDLGTAARSFTGQQAGMRTDSSHGRARLLDVTPSRVAESLARGEVAIVAGFQGVSDDDDITTLGRGGSDTTAVALAAALNADVCEIYTDVDGLYTADPRIVPTASRVTRITIEETLEMAAHGAKILHLRAVEYARRFSVPLHVRSSFSDQEGTWILVDRPLTGGLHKDGTARHTPDTITTNTITTEDTMEDPLISGIAHDTSLAKITVVGVPDRPGAAAKVIGAVSTAGVSIDMIVQNVSTSPQGLSDISFTLPEVDGAVAVAAVRDLQQELGVEDVLYTSHVGKLSLIGAGLRSNPAVAQRMFVALAEAGINIEMISTSEIRISVITDQDVVEEAVRAVHSAFRLDADSTAVVYGGTGR
- a CDS encoding aspartate-semialdehyde dehydrogenase; this translates as MSNAQSGVNLALVGATGQVGAVLRRLLAERGFPVASVRYFASARSAGSELPWDGWWAGAPADTRQIVVEDVATADLSGIDIALFSAGGSASKQHAPRFAEAGALVIDNSSAWRMDDAVPLVVSEVNPEALDSAVAPGAPRIVANPNCTTMAAMPVLKALHDVAGLQRLIATTYQAVSGSGVAGVAELAGQVRAGASQELEALATDGRAITLPAPSTYVAPIAFNVVPIAGDLVDDGSGETNEEQKLRNESRKILGIPDLPVAGTCVRVPVFSGHSLSIHAEFGRAISPDEAREVLAGAPGVALSDVPTPLEAAGADPSFVGRIRTDQSVPQGRGLVFFVSNDNLRKGAALNTVQLAEAVLERGLLGH